A window from Cryptomeria japonica chromosome 1, Sugi_1.0, whole genome shotgun sequence encodes these proteins:
- the LOC131858241 gene encoding uncharacterized protein LOC131858241, whose translation MGGLAVLWNPDKVLVRSISKQENWMLCNVSFLQDDLEFSLFNVYGPSKTEDKKRVWKEISEQIKLVDSEKVIVAGDFNAILNNEEKSGGLRMNTRVMEDFRDFVTENNLFDVIPKSGNFTWTNRRANFSRISERLDRIFTGTYWIKGQFELELSIMPITLSDHFPVQMNCSTSMAKVKRNFKFLSMWWRDINFEKTIEKWWVECADYRAKRNKNKISHLLDDSGRMVGKVKELECIAVKYFEKILGSATMECEEFAGYLLEIIDKKITEEDNAMLMAPITKDEVKKATFALHPHKAPGPDGVMVNRLKLVLEKLISPEQHGFTPDREIADSIITVVETMHSMKRSKMQGMMVKLDVSKAYDRVNRYFLFSVLERFGFDHRWINCIKHCVTSFSYSIIVNGSIYGFLQATNGLRQGDPLSPFLFVLMTEILRRNIKKLVETVLWKGVLIHGNIDPISHSQFADDTVLFGGGLGEGSNGNVVVIE comes from the exons ATGGGTGGTTTGGCGGTACTATGGAACCCTGATAAAGTCTTAGTTCGTTCAATCTCCAAGCAAGAAAATTGGATGCTTTGTAATGTAAGTTTTTTGCAGGACGATTTGGAGTTTTCTTTGTTCAATGTTTATGGCCCGAGCAAGACAGAAGATAAGAAGAGGGTTTGGAAAGAAATTTCAGAACAAATTAAATTGGTGGATTCGGAGAAAGTGATAGTggcgggagatttcaatgctattctCAATAATGAAGAAAAATCTGGAGGATTAAGAATGAATACCCGTGTGATGGAAGATTTCCGAGATTTTGTGACTGAAAATAACCTTTTCGATGTCATCCCTAAATCAGGTAActttacatggactaataggagggcAAATTTCAGCAGAATTTCGGAGAGGTTGGACAGAATATTTACAGGAACATATTGGATCAAAGGACAGTTTGAATTGGAGTTGTCAATTATGCCCATAACACTCTCGGATCATTTCCCGGTTCAGATGAATTGTAGCACTTCAATGGCAAAGGtgaaaaggaattttaaatttttgaGCATGTGGTGGAGAGATATTAACTTTGAAAAAACCATTGAGAAGTGGTGGGTTGAATGTGCAGATTATAGAG caaagaggaacaaaaacaaaatTAGTCATTTGCTGGATGATTCGGGTAGAATGGTTGGCAAAGTAAAGGAATTGGAATGCATAGCAGTAAAATATTTTGAGAAAATTTTGGGATCTGCGACAATGGAGTGTGAGGAATTTGCTGGCTATTTGTTGGAGATTATCGACAAGAAGATTACTGAGGAGGATAATGCCATGCTTATGGCTCCAATTACAAAGGATGAAGTCAAAAAGgctacatttgcattacatccacaTAAGGCTCCTGGACCAGATGGG GTAATGGTCAATAGGTTGAAGCTTGTTTTGGAAAAGCTTATATCTCCAGAGCAACATGGTTTCACCCCCGACAGAGAAATTGCAGATAGTATAATCACAGTTGTTGAAACTATGCATTCGATGAAAAGGAGCAAAATGCAAGGGATGATGGTCAAATTAGATGTCAGCAAGGCATATGATCGGGTGAATCGGTACTTCCTCTTCTCTGTTCTTGAAAGATTTGGTTTTGATCATAGGTGGATAAATTGTATAAAGCATTGTGTTACTTCTTTTTCATATTCTATTATTGTAAATGGATCTATATATGGTTTTCTCCAAGCCACGAATGGTCTCAGACAAGGTGACCCCTTGTCTCCTTTTTTGTTTGTATTAATGACCGAAATTCTGAGAAGAAACATTAAAAAACTTGTAGAAACGGTACTGTGGAAAGGTGTTCTAATTCACGGTAACATTGATCCAATTTCCCATTCTCAATTCGCCGATGATACAGTTCTTTTTGGGGGAGGCCTCGGAGAAGGAAGCAATGGCAATGTAGTTGTTATTGAGTGA